The following coding sequences are from one Virgibacillus necropolis window:
- the eutS gene encoding ethanolamine utilization microcompartment protein EutS, with amino-acid sequence MNEEKKRFIQEFVPGKQITLSHLIANPDVSMFEKLGIEESGALGILTLTPSETVIIAGDYATKAAHVGIGFLDRFTGSLVLIGSVSEVDIAMKEVNRFLSETLGYTPATITKS; translated from the coding sequence ATGAATGAAGAAAAGAAAAGGTTTATCCAGGAGTTTGTGCCGGGTAAACAGATTACTCTAAGTCATCTAATCGCAAACCCGGATGTTAGCATGTTTGAAAAGTTAGGTATAGAAGAGTCAGGTGCGTTGGGTATTCTAACATTAACCCCAAGTGAAACGGTAATTATAGCAGGGGATTATGCTACCAAAGCTGCTCATGTTGGTATTGGATTTTTGGATCGATTTACAGGGAGTCTAGTTCTTATAGGAAGTGTCTCTGAAGTGGATATCGCTATGAAAGAGGTCAATCGATTTTTATCGGAAACACTTGGTTATACACCAGCTACAATCACTAAATCTTAG